A stretch of the Panthera uncia isolate 11264 chromosome D1, Puncia_PCG_1.0, whole genome shotgun sequence genome encodes the following:
- the TSGA10IP gene encoding testis-specific protein 10-interacting protein isoform X2, whose product MGQDTNMRNTHQQLIRTTSGRPGRDTRLQAPVTTTGLLKFLSDIPQAEQGRLGSGDGVIQGQQPRSRSAGQTAKKDRRPKVRNKKGHSPAEAEDLIPSAPRKPSFPFQWAWESFLTDGRALLQPGHQAPPLPRAVTQHKARLKSTATLPDAHGFCWKTEVPNLERSQRLRAWDGIPTPSGKGGSQELEAPSECDLQPPGKRSGSGSESEEGAEPEALGAEEVERGMSPGEMSQLLKRGSIWEEERFAGVTEEAEEGEHRAPHRRRAGSQRKGQNSGKEALDDGDLQRKASSSNLRGPQTRKSRAKELEKLQRQLQQELDCGPEKQPWRALRAAVQASNRSGKTYALGDEETFQFTNFPNRTFHKRQEATRSLLQAWERQQQEELQRAELRRAREQRVQQQVARCLAAYAPGGSRGPGATQCKLEELRRQERQRFAQYQAELQGIQHRVQARPYLFQQAMQANARLTVTRRFSQVLSALGLDEEQLLAEAGKENTEGASGKPRSHRSMGVRMEHSSESPPKAEPTGSQPNRHSTPSPD is encoded by the exons atggggcaggacACCAACATGCGAAACACCCACCAACAGCTGATCAGGACTACTTCGGGGAGACCAGGGCGGGACACACGGCTCCAGGCTCCAGTGACGACCACAGGGCTGCTCAAGTTTCTGTCGGACATCCCCCAGGCTGAGCAG GGGAGGCTTGGGAGCGGTGATGGTGTAATTCAGGGCCAGCAGCCCAGGTCTCGGAGTGCTGGGCAGACGGCAAAGAAGGACCGGAGACCCAAGGTCCGGAACAAGAAAGGGCATAGCCCTGCTGAGGCTGAAGA TCTCATCCCTTCTGCTCCTCGGAaaccctcctttcccttccagtGGGCCTGGGAGAGCTTCCTCACTGATGGTCGGGCCCTGCTTCAGCCTGGCCACCAAGCCCCGCCCTTGCCCCGAGCCGTCACCCAGCACAAGGCCAGGCTCAAGTCCACAGCCACCCTCCCAGATGCCCACGGCTTCTGCTGGAAGACAGAGGTGCCAAACCTGGAGAGGAGCCAGCGGCTCAGGGCCTGGGACGGCATCCCTACCCCTTCTGGCAAAGGGGGGAGCCAGGAACTGGAGGCCCCCAGTGAGTGTGACCTCCAGCCACCTGGGAAGAGGTCAGGCTCAGGATCAGAGTCTGAGGAGGGCGCTGAGCCGGAAGCCCTGGGTGCTGAGGAGGTCGAGAGGGGTATGAGCCCTGGAGAAATGTCCCAGCTCCTCAAGAGGGGGTCGATCTGGGAAGAGGAGCGGTTTGCAGGGGTAACAGAGGAAGCTGAGGAGGGGGAGCACAGGGCCCCCCATAGAAGGAGGGCTGGTTcgcagagaaaggggcagaactCTGGCAAGGAGGCCTTGGATGATGGTGACCTACAGCGCAAGGCGAGCAGCTCCAACCTTCGAGGGCCGCAGACGAGGAAGTCAAGGGCCAAGGAGCTGGAGAAGCTGCAGAGGCAGTTACAGCAAGAGTTGGACTGCG GCCCTGAAAAGCAGCCCTGGAGGGCTTTGCGGGCTGCTGTGCAGGCCTCCAACCGGAGTGGGAAGACCTATGCCTTGGGAGATGAAGAGACTTTCCAGTTTACCAACTTTCCTAACCGTACCTTCCACAAACGACAGGAGGCCACCAG aAGCCTGTTGCAGGCCTGGGAgcggcagcagcaggaggagttGCAGCGGGCCGAGCTGCGGAGGGCCCGGGAGCAGCGGGTACAGCAGCAGGTGGCTCGCTGCCTGGCGGCCTATGCGCCCGGAGGGAGCCGGGGGCCGGGCGCCACCCAGTGCAAGCTGGAAGAGCTGAG GCGCCAGGAGCGACAGCGCTTTGCTCAGTACCAGGCAGAGCTGCAGGGCATTCAGCACAGGGTGCAGGCCCGGCCCTACCTGTTCCAGCAGGCCATGCAG GCCAATGCCCGGCTCACGGTGACCCGGCGCTTCTCCCAGGTGCTGTCAGCACTGGGACTGGATGAGGAGCAGCTACTGGCTGAAGCAGGAAAGGAGAACACAGAGGGCGCCTCCGGGAAACCCAG GAGCCACAGGTCAATGGGGGTAAGGATGGAGCACTCTTCTGAAAGCCCCCCAAAGGCAGAACCCACTGGAAGCCAGCCCAACAGGCACTCCACTCCAAGCCCAGACTGA
- the TSGA10IP gene encoding testis-specific protein 10-interacting protein isoform X1, with amino-acid sequence MGQDTNMRNTHQQLIRTTSGRPGRDTRLQAPVTTTGLLKFLSDIPQAEQGRLGSGDGVIQGQQPRSRSAGQTAKKDRRPKVRNKKGHSPAEAEDLIPSAPRKPSFPFQWAWESFLTDGRALLQPGHQAPPLPRAVTQHKARLKSTATLPDAHGFCWKTEVPNLERSQRLRAWDGIPTPSGKGGSQELEAPSECDLQPPGKRSGSGSESEEGAEPEALGAEEVERGMSPGEMSQLLKRGSIWEEERFAGVTEEAEEGEHRAPHRRRAGSQRKGQNSGKEALDDGDLQRKASSSNLRGPQTRKSRAKELEKLQRQLQQELDCGPEKQPWRALRAAVQASNRSGKTYALGDEETFQFTNFPNRTFHKRQEATSLLQAWERQQQEELQRAELRRAREQRVQQQVARCLAAYAPGGSRGPGATQCKLEELRRQERQRFAQYQAELQGIQHRVQARPYLFQQAMQANARLTVTRRFSQVLSALGLDEEQLLAEAGKENTEGASGKPRSHRSMGVRMEHSSESPPKAEPTGSQPNRHSTPSPD; translated from the exons atggggcaggacACCAACATGCGAAACACCCACCAACAGCTGATCAGGACTACTTCGGGGAGACCAGGGCGGGACACACGGCTCCAGGCTCCAGTGACGACCACAGGGCTGCTCAAGTTTCTGTCGGACATCCCCCAGGCTGAGCAG GGGAGGCTTGGGAGCGGTGATGGTGTAATTCAGGGCCAGCAGCCCAGGTCTCGGAGTGCTGGGCAGACGGCAAAGAAGGACCGGAGACCCAAGGTCCGGAACAAGAAAGGGCATAGCCCTGCTGAGGCTGAAGA TCTCATCCCTTCTGCTCCTCGGAaaccctcctttcccttccagtGGGCCTGGGAGAGCTTCCTCACTGATGGTCGGGCCCTGCTTCAGCCTGGCCACCAAGCCCCGCCCTTGCCCCGAGCCGTCACCCAGCACAAGGCCAGGCTCAAGTCCACAGCCACCCTCCCAGATGCCCACGGCTTCTGCTGGAAGACAGAGGTGCCAAACCTGGAGAGGAGCCAGCGGCTCAGGGCCTGGGACGGCATCCCTACCCCTTCTGGCAAAGGGGGGAGCCAGGAACTGGAGGCCCCCAGTGAGTGTGACCTCCAGCCACCTGGGAAGAGGTCAGGCTCAGGATCAGAGTCTGAGGAGGGCGCTGAGCCGGAAGCCCTGGGTGCTGAGGAGGTCGAGAGGGGTATGAGCCCTGGAGAAATGTCCCAGCTCCTCAAGAGGGGGTCGATCTGGGAAGAGGAGCGGTTTGCAGGGGTAACAGAGGAAGCTGAGGAGGGGGAGCACAGGGCCCCCCATAGAAGGAGGGCTGGTTcgcagagaaaggggcagaactCTGGCAAGGAGGCCTTGGATGATGGTGACCTACAGCGCAAGGCGAGCAGCTCCAACCTTCGAGGGCCGCAGACGAGGAAGTCAAGGGCCAAGGAGCTGGAGAAGCTGCAGAGGCAGTTACAGCAAGAGTTGGACTGCG GCCCTGAAAAGCAGCCCTGGAGGGCTTTGCGGGCTGCTGTGCAGGCCTCCAACCGGAGTGGGAAGACCTATGCCTTGGGAGATGAAGAGACTTTCCAGTTTACCAACTTTCCTAACCGTACCTTCCACAAACGACAGGAGGCCACCAG CCTGTTGCAGGCCTGGGAgcggcagcagcaggaggagttGCAGCGGGCCGAGCTGCGGAGGGCCCGGGAGCAGCGGGTACAGCAGCAGGTGGCTCGCTGCCTGGCGGCCTATGCGCCCGGAGGGAGCCGGGGGCCGGGCGCCACCCAGTGCAAGCTGGAAGAGCTGAG GCGCCAGGAGCGACAGCGCTTTGCTCAGTACCAGGCAGAGCTGCAGGGCATTCAGCACAGGGTGCAGGCCCGGCCCTACCTGTTCCAGCAGGCCATGCAG GCCAATGCCCGGCTCACGGTGACCCGGCGCTTCTCCCAGGTGCTGTCAGCACTGGGACTGGATGAGGAGCAGCTACTGGCTGAAGCAGGAAAGGAGAACACAGAGGGCGCCTCCGGGAAACCCAG GAGCCACAGGTCAATGGGGGTAAGGATGGAGCACTCTTCTGAAAGCCCCCCAAAGGCAGAACCCACTGGAAGCCAGCCCAACAGGCACTCCACTCCAAGCCCAGACTGA